ctagcacgtcctctactaatccataagcttgtctcaatgacttgtctgccagttgtaatgagaacaaggcatgttgtacctcaatgacccccagcttctccattacagagagtggcataagatttatccctgaccccagatcacacagagccttttcaaagatCATAGTGCCTacggtacagggtattaagaacttgccaggatcttgtttcttttgaggtagaattttctgaatccaagtatccagttcattaatgagcaaggaaGGTTCACTTTccaaagtctcattaccaaataacttagcattcagcttcatgatagctcctaagtattgagcaacttgctctccagttacatcttcatcctcttcagaggatgaatagtcttcagagctcatgaatggcagaaggagattcaatggaatctctatggtctctgtatgagcctcaaattcctttggattcttaataggaaactccttcttgcttgagggacgtcccaggaggtcttcctcactaggattttcgtcctcctcctcctttgtgcattcggccatattgactatgtcaatggctttgcactctccttttggattctcttctgtattgcttgggagagtactgggaggagtttcaatgactttcttactcagctggcccacttgtgcctccagatttctaatggaggatcttgtttcactcatgaaactgaaagtggcctttgacagatcagagactacattggctaaattagaggtgttttgttcagaattctttgtctgttgctgagaagatgatggatatggcttgctattgcccagcctgttgcgtccaccattgttaaaaccttgttgaggtttttgttgatccttccatgagaaatttggatgatttctccatgatgagttataggtatttccataaggttcacccatgtaattaacctctgtcatggcagggttctcaggatcataagcttcttcagaagctgcctctctagtactgttggatgcatgttgcaatccattcagattttgagagatcatgttgacctgttgagtcaacactttgttctgagccaatatggcattcagagcatcaatttcaagaactcctttcttctgaggtatctcagtattcacggaattcctctcagaagtgtacatgaattggttgtttgcaaccatgtcaatgagttcttgagcctcttcaggcgttttcttcaggtgaatagatccacctgcagaatggtccaatgacattttcgaaaattcagagagaccataatagaatatatctaatatggtccattctgagaacatgtcagatggacatcttttggtcagctgcttgtatctttcccaagcttcatagagggattcaccatctttttgtttgaaagtttgaacatccactcttagcttgctcagcttttgaggaggaaagaatttatccaagaaggcagtgaccagcttatcccatgagtccaggctatccttgggttgtgaatccaaccatattctagctctgtctcttacagcaaaagggaaaagcatgagtctgtagacttcaggattaactccattcgtctttacagtctcacagatctgcaagaactcagttaaaaactggtaaggatcttcagatggaagtccataaaacttgcagttttgttgcattaatgcaactagctgaggtttcagctcaaagttgttggctccaatggcaggaatggagatgcttcttccatcaaatttggacgttggctttgtgaagtcaccaagcattctccttgcattattattattttcggctgccatctccttctcttgttctaatgtttctgaaaggttacctttagaataatttaatttagcttctcttaattttctcttaagagtcctttcaggttctggatcaatttcaacaagagtgcctttatccttgttcctgctcatatgaaagagaaaaaaacaagaaaagaagaggaatcctctatgtcacagtatagagattcctttatgttagtagaaaaagaaggggtagaagaatgaagaatggattcggatttatggatgaagagaggtgaagagaagtgttagtaaacaaataattaaatagaagaagaaaagagaaagagaatttcgaaaataattttaaaaaggggttagtgattttcgaaaattagagataaaatgtaattaaaattaaaacatgaaacaattaattaattaaaaagaatttttgaaaagagagagatatttttcgaaaatagaagagggagaggtagttaggtggttttgaaaaagataagaaacaaacaaaaagttagttagttgattgaaaaagatttgaaaatcaaatttgaaaaaagataagaagataagaagttagataagatattttgaaatcaaattttgaaaaagataaaattttgaaaaggataagataaaagaaaaaaaaaatttaattcaaaaattttgaaattatttacttcactaacaagaaactacaagataagattctagaacttaaagattgaacctttcttaacaagaaagtaacaaacttcaaatttttgaaccaatcacattaattattagtgaattttcgaaaatatgatgtaaagataaggaaaagattttgaaaataatttgaaaaatgtttttgaaattttcgaaaaataaaaaaatgaaaaagatatgatttttgaaaaacattttgaaaagataagatttttaaaatttgaaattttgacttgacttgtaagaaataactaatttcaaaaatttttgaccaagtcaacccaaaatttcgaaaatttggagggagataaggaaaagatatttttttgatttttgaatttttaattatgagagagaaaaacaacaaaaatgcttaatgcatgaaatttttagatcaaaaccatgaatgcatgcaagaatgctatgaatgtcaagatgaacaccaagaacactttgaagatcatgatgaacatcaagaacataattttgaaaaattttttatgcaaagaaaacatgcaagacaccaaacttagaaatctttaatgcatggactctaacaaacaaaaaatgcatatgaaaaacaacaaacaacacaaaacaagaaaacatcaagatcaaacaagaggacttatcaagaacaacttgaagatcatgaagaacactatgaatgcatgggattttcgaaaaaaaatgcaagaaaaattttaaagcatgcaattgacaccaaacttaaaaattgactcaagactcaaacaagaaacacaaaatattttttttttatttttatgattttatgaatttttttttgaatttttattaattttttcgaaaataaagtttagaaaaacgaaaaataaaagaaaaattttgaaaaagatttttgaaaagaaaattacctaatctgagcaacaagatgaaccgtcagttgtccatactcgaacaatccccggcaacggcgccaaaaacttggcggacgaaattgtgatcctttattctttaagttgcactccttgtaaaattatggattggcacgagtgaacacaactccgttcaactaaccagcaagtgtactgggtcgtccaagtaataaaccttacgtgagtaaaggtcgatcccacagagattgttggtatgaagcaagctatggtcaccttgtaaatctcagttaggcagattaaattggtttatagattttcgaatgttaataataaaaagaaaataaaagggatagaaatacttatgtaaattaatagtgggaatttcagataagtgtatggagatgctgtgctcctcttgaatctctactttctcattgctttcatccaatccttcttactcctttccatggtaagctgtatgtagggcatcaccgttgtcaatggctacatcccatcctctcagtgaaaatggtcctatgctctgtcacggcacggctaatcatctgtcggttctcaatcaggttggaatagaatcccttgattcttttgcgtttgtcatcacgcccagccttcaggagtttgaagctcgtcacagtcattcaatcccagaatcctactcggaataccatagacaaggtttagacttttcggatcctcatgaatgccgccatctatctaacttataccacgaagattttgttggggaatctaagagatatgcgcccggcctaaagtagaacggaagtggttgtcaatcacgcgcgttcataggtgagaatgatgatgagtgtcacggatcatcacattcatcaaagttaagtgtaacgtatatcttggaataagaataaaagagaattgaatagaaagtaatagtaattgtattaaaacttgaggtacaacagagctccccacccttaatctatggtgtgcagaaactccaccgttgaaaatacataagtaaaaggttcaggcatggccgaatggccagcccccatggtctaagaactatgcgttcaaagatgctctttagatctaaagtgatcaaaaagaTATCCAATACATCAGtcaaatgttctatttataataaactagctcctagggtttacatgagtaagtaattgatgtataaattcacttccggggcccacttggtgtatgtttgggctgagcttgatcaatccacgagctgagacttctcttggagttgaactccgagttattacgtgttttgggcgttcaactccggatcatgacgtttttctggcgtttaactccagacagcagcatgtacttggcgttcaacgccaagttacgtcgtcaatttccgaatgaagtatggactattatatattgctggaaagccctggatgtttaatttccaacgccattgagagcgcaccaattggagttctgtagctccagaaaatctattttgagtgcagggaggtcatattccaacagcattagcagtccttttgtcagcctttttcagagttttgctcaaatccctcaatttcagtcagaatttacctgaaatcacagaaaaacacacaaactcatagtaaagtccagaaatgtgaatttaacataaaaactaatgaaaacatccctaaaagtagcttgatcttactaaaaactacctaaaaacaatgccaaaaagcgtataaattatccgctcatcaattgtGGACCTCTTCAAACGCATCACTTTGAGTCCAACGAGGATCATCGTCCCCCTCGCTAGGGGCCGCCTCCATCTGTACCTCAACAATAGTTCGACTAGATCAGAACTTGCAACGGTTACAAACATTAAAGGTTTGCTATCCATATACTATTCTTTGCCGCCTCTTATATTTGCATTAAGCTTTCAACTAAGCTTGTGAGAAGCGACAGCCACCACAGTAATACCATTCACATAGTTTTCACTCTAACTTAACTTATATTCCTGACCAAATCATCAACAAAACGCAATACAAACACAAATTTCACTTCGCTGACAACACAAGCAGCAGAACAAGTTCCCGATTACGAATATCAATCATAGATACTTCATTCCtattaactaaaaaaaacaCTTTCCTCACCTTCACAGTATCGGCATTCATCAAACAAAATGCATACATCACGgaaaataaacataataacACCAGCAAAATGGGACCCACATCTGGAGCAATGATGAGAATACAATTGATATCCGAAACAAAACAAACATGAAAGCAACAAAACAGACAtggaaacaacaaaacaacgaACACTGTTTCACTAATTTCACACAAAGACACCAAGACGCATACAATAACTCCCTAGTCAATTACATCCCCCAATAATCTCAAGCACAACACCTGAACCGGAAAAATAAGTGCCCAAATTATCAACAACAAGACCTCAGTACGAACTCCACCTAATAACCACACCACAATCTAACCCCttaacagaaaaaaataaaaatattaaataggACCCCAACAATTTTGCCCAATATCCCCTTACAAGTTCCATAGGAAGAGAATGACAACAAcaacaaactaaaaaatttcaaatataagtccaaaccACTACCAAATGAAACTCTTACCTCTTCTCCTGCTAATTGGAAGCTGTCTACATCGAAACAGGGTATTGGCTCTCCGTGGGTGTAACTACGGGAGGCGGGTTTGGGAAACTGACAGAGGCGAAGTTAGCTAGCAGAACCACATGCGGTGTCCCTCGGGGTGTTGACCGGGCCGTCGGGGTAGAGCGACAGCGAACGCTTTCGCGAACTCGAACGGTCAACTGCAACGTACAGAACCGGTGAGTGCCGACCGACCCCTGACCGTAGTTGCAAACCCAGCGACGACAACCAAACTGAACCTCCCTAAAAAACGACTGCAAATGCAGAGACAACGATCCCCGCGCTCCACGAAACAGCCACGATCCGAGGGGTTCACGATGTGGGTCACGACGGAAAGTTGCGTTCACAGACGGTCGGCGAACATTAGGAGTGCGCCGGGGCCTAGGGCTATGGAAAATGGTTTGGTACCAATTTGCGTCTCGCTAAAGCGGGGGATTCACTCCACAATTTAGTGGGGATAGAGGGTTTCTGCTGGTTAGGCCcccatctttttttttaatctatctTAGAAAAATTAACCAAATGGATCATTTAAACCTAAACGGTAAAGGGCTGCAGTCCATCTCTCGCCCATCACCGTTAACTTCCTCCAAGCCCATCCATTTTGGGCCACGTACTGAAGTCTAAATGTGAGGACAAAAAAATTACTCTATcacacttttttattttctaattaattaatttattaattaatcttaACTCAGTTGTTAACAACCTCCACTTCTGAACACTCCTTCTGAATTGTGGGACTATGCCTGCAATAGCTGCCTCCAGATGCGACACATGCAGATgactttaatattttttcaggACAGGTGTCTCTACCAAGTGCAGACAGGCAGCATCCTCACCTGTTGAAGAATCTTCCATTCAGCACCATAGCAGCTCCCatcaagaaaaagagaaagaaaataacGTGAGATGATTTATATAATAAGGTGAAAAATTAGGTTAGATGATTAATATCTGAGAatcgttagataaaaatttaagtaaatcagtcaaattatctaacagctctcaaatatcaacttcacaagaagtcgactgcacctgagtttctaCCATATAATAAGGTTTTATGATAAACGCCTCTTTTGAGGTGAGGTCAACAAAACTTGTTCCATTAATCAACTCAATATGAGATTACAATTAGAGGTAGCAATTTAAAGCAATGAATCACATGTACTAATAAGCGAGAGAGTTGTAAGTGTTTTAGCTTATCGACTTAAACACTCTAAGCCTTGGTGGCAATTTCGAAAATGATAGTCTTAGTTAGACTTTGCTATGTTGGGgattaaattataaaacaaTAAATATTATCACCTAATAACCGTTGGATTTATACACTCACCAATGAATCCTTCaccaactttttattttttttgttttttttgttatcCACGGTATCTTTCAATCCGACAGATAAGGGATTTAGatcttctaaaatttaaattttattatagaGAGTAAAGTATGATCTCTCACAATTGATTTCATAGGTGggatcaaaaataaatatgaaagagaaactatttaagggtagaagatcacactttattttttaaagtgaaattcaaactttagagaatCCAAATACAAAGTTAAGGTGattgttataattaatttggATTAGTCGAATAATTAACTTACCCGTGTGCTTAGATGAAGTTTAGATCCGTTGTTTATAATCCTTAGTAGCAATCCTTCATTCCTTCTAGCTACGAAAGCAAGGGGAATAAAAGAAGAACACCATAAATGATATCGATATTAAAGGTATTATCAATACAACGGTcctaatataattttattgaaaataaagagGAACATAAGAAACTCCAATGAAGCATCAGAGAATGTTGTTTATTTAGTCGTACAACACATTATCGCCGAAGTTACTCTCTTATTCGGCATGCCGTCCATAACCTTAATTTCTCGTTACATACAACTTATGACAAACATTTAGAAATATTATTGTATAAACTATGCTCTTTgctcttctctttctctcttctacATACTAAGTTGTATATAAATAAAGAGCAttcaacaaaaaaagaaaagagatcTATTATATATGGCCATGGCTCTTAGTGGCTACAGTAATGTAATTATGATTGTTATAGTCACATTTTTTCCCCCTTGCATTGCTATGGGCACTGAATATGTAGTTGGAGATCATCATGGATGGGCAACAGGCTTTGATTACAACATTtgggctgcaaataaagtcttCAAAGTTGGAGACTCACTTGGTATGccaatctaaattaaaaaaaaatcataaatttagatttcttttaaataagtttttggAGTATATTTTagctaatttttattattcaaattttaCTTATTAAACTCTATAAATTACACTAAACATTCGAATTTGATAtaccttaattaattaaaaaaatattagatgactaatattaattattttttatttcgaaaaaattaatagtcCTCCAACATTTTGAGATTTGAATGACTTTTTTAGGTGTCACTAAGtattttaattagttagttaataacattttaatatttaataattttagacaatttattttcaaaatttgatatatATGTTGTAGTATTCAGATATGAAGTTGGGCAACACAACGTGTACAAAGTAAATGCAACAGCGTTCCAGAACTGCACCGTGCCTTCAAATCACAGCGAGGCACTGAGGAGTGGGAATGATGTTATTGTGTTGGCAAGTCCAGGGCAAAAATGGTATCTATGTGGTGTTGGCGAGCACTGCACCACAGGGCAAAAGCTTGCGATTACAGTAGTGCCTAGCACAATATCTTCATCACCTTCACCTGTTCAACATACTAAGAAGCTTTTTGGAGGATTTCATTTGTGAACCCTCTTCCAAGTTTAAATTGAAGCTTGTGATTTATCTTATTTCATGGCCAATCTTATTTTCATTTAAATAAGAGAAACAACAATATTTTGTGTACTATATTTATGTTAGACATATAACTATTAATGTTGTCTTTTTCTATCAGTTTAAGTTGTTAGGATGAGTAGTTTCATGATATGACATCAAAATTTTATGTTCGAGGCTTTTGCATTTGAAAGGGAgtgttagagatataaccattaatGTTATCTTCTTCTATCAATTTAAACTTTTTGAATAAGTATTTCATGACAATTTACACCGTAAAATTGAAAGTGTGCGTAATCTATTTTACAGGAATACATATACATCAATCCACCACTGGAACAAaagtaaatataaataattctaaaattgAGTTAATCTAAATGGATCGGATACTTATTTGATTCAGTTGATCGATGCAAGCTAAGTAaaaggaaaatgaaaaaaaaaattgataaaatcctTTGTAAATGGTGAAAAGTTGTAAAGAACtgactttttattttaatggcAATGCCAAGATGTACATTAGAATTGGAAACCactgaactattatacattgttgaaTGATGGTACTTATTCTTAATCTTTATGCAGGCATGTGATGTGAATAAATTAGCCAATCGCATATCTATGTGAACACACTCGTTGCatttataacaattttttatattagtttgAACGTAACTAAGACATCAACcgtatatattatttttagatcaaTGGTTAAAATCTCGAATCAAAAGGGAAGGGTTACAAATAAGTCCtcttttgaaaattaattaatctctttcggcattattaaaaaaaatacactaTAGCACATGCGTCGAATAGCagtgatttattttaaaaattgcgATGATTTTAAATTGTCGCAAAATCATATTCCAGCAATTTCACAACTCTCGTAATTTAGGACGTGGAGATTAGTTTTTGCAACAGTTTTCGGCAACTATTGATATAACCACCACTAATAGTTTGTTAATTTTGTGGCGGACTATAACTGTCATTATATTAGTtagtgaatttaaaaaataatttacaacGGTTACAAAACTATCAACTTGAgatattaacataaaaaaatactaaataaataatattaaattcgtaaataattttaaaatgttaactAAAAAAAACACTTATTTATAgaatatttattcaaaaaatattgaACAATGCAAAATTACTATGTTGAGAAAATTCTATTAGctgcattaaaaattttagttgaTGCTTTGATCAAATTTTAAAGTAAACATTCCTATCTACAAATCTATACCTAGTTCTAaaaagaaagtggaaaagaCAAATGTGAAATTTGAATAAACAATATCACTGACAATGCTTCCATTCTGTTATAGTTAATATACATTAGTAGTAATTTGTCGAATAATTTACTAGATTAGATTAGATTAAGCTCATCAATGTGAAGAGTAAAATCTTTTAATATACTTTACCTGAAAAGTGTCAGTTTTAGTATGGATGTTCATGAATTGGATCGTATCTGCATATCTGCGGTAAATATTCGTATCTGATCCGAAAATTGCAGATACAATTTGATTCGCAAATTGATCGGATTGGATCGGATCGCGGATATTTGCTCTACATCCGCGTATATCCAATCCGCAGATCcgcacaataataattaaaagatatatatatatatatatttggtattatatttacttgtttgtatgttttagttagtaattattattcatatattgcattattttatttttgttatttagaaagagtttgattaaaaatgttttaagaataaataagtttaaaagtatgaaagaaatatttttattgaattttttacataaaaatatgattaaaaagagaaTGTTTAATTATGCGGATATATCCGATATCCGGTCCGATCGATCGGATCCGGCACTAAAAAGCGCAGATATCATATCTGATACGATCCGATGAAAATTGTGCGGATCGGATTGAATTTTCGACCATatcggatccgatccgatccgcggACACCCCTAAATTTTAGAGTCAGAGTATAGAAGAGCATAATAACATAAAAGTATGAACCCATCATGATGATTATGAAAAAAGATAATAGACAtcaattacaaaaaaatatagaattccaaaaaaattttaatcaaacACTTCTCCTACATAAAACATAGAACAAATACCTAGAATGGCCAAAGTGTATTCCAGCATAGAAAAGAAAGGGAGCAACAACATGTACGGGtaggaaaaaataaaagaacaacccagaaaaaaataaaagccaaTAATAGACTATAGTACCATTGATTAATCTTATTTAAAAGAACCTATATAGGCAATCATTCATAACTCACACATAACTCATAGCTGAATAgatatatatattagaaaacaagtcatgaacataaagggaaaaaaaagaaattaaagaagaatgtAGAAAACAAATGATAAAGAATTGTGTTACCAACCATGCAAAGAGAATTAAGGGCAGatattaataagaaaaaaaagttgggacgattttgattttgacccaAGATTTTAGGGACAAAAAAATACTTGACCCTAAATTTATTCGTAACATTCTTAAGTTCATATACATAACATCTATAATTTCATATTAATAATATCTATAATTTCGTATATAACATTCATAATTTCATACATATGATGtccataattaatttttttttatagttaatattatcaaatttcaaattatatatcttattgtattttttaaattatcttataTGTGTATTAATGGGTcatgattttatttatttcaatattttttatttaatattcatatgtatttttatttgttgattttaataggatgagttaataattatttttaaaaacttatttcttaatttttgtttatattttattttttttattttttaatagtctATACGTAAAATATGAATTGTATAATAAAAGttgttattaaaattatctaatTTAGCATccataattttttatgtataacgTCTATAATTTTAAACACATAATATCTATAATCTATGAATTGgtgctaatttattatttattatttaattttacaagtcaaaaattaataattttggaCAATTCTGATTTTTAATAAATAGCgattaatcaaattttagatatttttattttttataaaatgtattaagatgatttaaaatttttttaagattaaaaatatcagaatgtaaaattttattttaaaaaaattatagaattgtgaatgtaataataaaagagaatttttttgaaatttgattcacattaaatttaaaattaaatttttgtgtaattaaataagagaagatagttatagaaaaatattaattatatcaattaaattaaaaaaaattaatttacacTCTCTTATCAGTATAAATATTATtgatcatatatttttatttattatctataATATTTTGGCTATCTAACATTCTCTAATATAACCACGATGACCATTCAAATTAACATATACCATACAAATTTCTTAACATGTcctaaattatttaaattaacaTGTAAGTAGATTCCTATCCAAGTTAATTCTATTCGGCATGCCGTCCATTGCCGTTTGTGTCTGCATGCAATACCCTAACATAGTAGTTATAAGTTATAACTAACATtggaatataaaattatagctTGGCTCTTGAACTCTTCTTCAAAAGCtttgtataaatatatgatCCTACA
The Arachis stenosperma cultivar V10309 chromosome 7, arast.V10309.gnm1.PFL2, whole genome shotgun sequence genome window above contains:
- the LOC130939169 gene encoding blue copper protein 1a-like, translating into MAMALSGYSNVIMIVIVTFFPPCIAMGTEYVVGDHHGWATGFDYNIWAANKVFKVGDSLVFRYEVGQHNVYKVNATAFQNCTVPSNHSEALRSGNDVIVLASPGQKWYLCGVGEHCTTGQKLAITVVPSTISSSPSPVQHTKKLFGGFHL